One stretch of Streptomyces sp. 135 DNA includes these proteins:
- a CDS encoding 2-hydroxyacid dehydrogenase, with the protein MAKDVWLPYEAHEIQGLPDASKAGLVYRYWDGGPDFPADPADCAFYVVPYLKGTEISVRPLSEMTSVRVVQTLSAGIDHMEPGLKFLAPGVRLCNARGVHEASTAELTLGLILASLRGIPRFVEGQRQEEWRSGFYPALADKSVLIVGYGSIGSAIEDRLTPFECARVTRVARSARATERGPVHPLAELPSLLREADVVVVSTPLTEDTRGLVDAGFLARMKDGALLVNVARGPVVDTAALITELESGRITAALDVTDPEPLPAGHRLWHAPKVLISPHVGGSTSAFLPRAKRLIAAQVTRYAAHEPLDNVVRTTGS; encoded by the coding sequence ATGGCGAAAGATGTATGGCTTCCCTACGAAGCGCACGAGATCCAGGGGCTCCCCGACGCGTCCAAGGCGGGCCTCGTCTACCGCTATTGGGACGGCGGCCCGGACTTCCCCGCGGACCCGGCCGACTGCGCCTTCTACGTGGTGCCCTACCTCAAGGGCACGGAGATCTCCGTGCGCCCCCTGTCCGAGATGACGTCCGTACGCGTCGTGCAGACGCTGTCCGCGGGCATCGACCACATGGAGCCGGGGCTCAAGTTCCTCGCCCCAGGAGTACGGCTGTGCAACGCCCGTGGGGTGCATGAGGCCAGCACCGCCGAGCTGACCCTCGGCCTGATCCTCGCGTCCCTGCGGGGCATCCCGCGTTTCGTCGAGGGGCAGCGGCAGGAGGAGTGGCGGTCCGGGTTCTACCCGGCGCTCGCCGACAAGTCCGTACTCATCGTGGGCTACGGATCGATCGGTTCCGCCATCGAGGACAGGCTCACCCCCTTCGAGTGTGCGCGGGTGACGCGCGTCGCGCGCTCTGCCCGTGCCACGGAGCGCGGTCCCGTGCATCCGCTCGCCGAACTGCCGTCCCTGCTGCGCGAAGCCGACGTCGTCGTGGTCTCGACACCGCTCACCGAGGACACCCGAGGGCTGGTGGACGCCGGTTTCCTGGCCCGTATGAAGGACGGCGCGCTGCTTGTGAACGTGGCCCGCGGACCCGTGGTCGACACCGCCGCGCTCATCACCGAACTGGAGTCCGGCCGCATCACCGCCGCCCTCGACGTGACCGATCCGGAACCCCTGCCCGCAGGCCACCGCCTGTGGCACGCTCCTAAGGTGCTCATCAGCCCGCACGTGGGCGGTTCCACGTCCGCGTTCCTGCCCCGCGCCAAGCGCCTGATCGCCGCCCAGGTCACCAGATACGCCGCGCACGAGCCTCTTGACAACGTCGTCCGGACCACAGGCAGTTGA
- a CDS encoding EAL domain-containing protein: MSAPTATTVLEAGPSSAPLPPGTPPARRSLSGGRGLVSQFALLLICGAYALGSALGWGSERLALIMGDFGLSVAAAAAAVSCFRYSRTRRSRFRPAWLLFAVSSAMASLGNGVWGWYEVVLRQEVPSPGLADLFFLCFAPPAIIGLLVLAKRPVTKAGWGCLALDSWLIGGSLLTLSWSLALAHTAHFEGHNVAHAALSLAYPLLDIALVSMVLALHFRRSSANRTAVNTAIAALALTVMCDALFTSPLLHATYRSGQLLDAGWFAGSLLLAYAPWAAPWRLRGEAGTDHARVPDEVPEDARAAATRPIAGSLAALTPYLAAAVCTLGILYNVLSGRSVDRVVLFTAGTVVLALVARQGIMLLDNITLTQELAQKENHFRSLVQGSSDVIMIAAPNGILRYVSPAAAGVYGRDAEELVGSELASLIHPEDLGRVVHEVRRFLAANPVEEPTTRIECRFRSGNGDWLNVESTVNRHHGGLIFNSRDVTERVRLQAQLQHNAEHDPLTDLPNRALFTRSVSQALTGRRVTDRGTAVLFIDLDGFKAVNDTIGHQAGDELLIQAARRLQEAVRSGDTASRLGGDEFAALIVGDGTRDQAAREQHIYELADRLRITLSQPYAIDGNDVRVAASIGVAFAEPGIGAGELLRNADLAMYRAKAAGKGRVELYAPQMQADVVRKAELATRLRSALHDGEFALLHQPVVSLDDGRITAVAAQARWRSAQGILFTPAEFLRGSEAGDGRGGDRTAELGRWMLEEAVEQAAERGRTGHAVPVAVRMSARRLLDRSMPLGSIEALLTRHGLPSGALIIELADNDPRVSLDDLERRLTALRRLGVRIALDGFGSGYAAITALRRLPVDVLKLDRSLIEGVVESARLHKITAGLLRIANDLGLLSVAEGVDLPEQVVALRAMGCTHGQGVAFSGPLDEYRLRRALSLGEYPVPRGPAEPVLAGGPAGTTYVGGPAGVFAGGPPGAYAGSPPGAFAGGSTGTYAGSSPATYATGLSAYARSHNETPIPPT, from the coding sequence GTGAGCGCCCCGACGGCCACGACCGTCCTCGAAGCGGGCCCCTCCTCGGCCCCGCTGCCTCCGGGGACGCCGCCGGCCCGCCGCTCCCTGTCGGGCGGTCGCGGCCTGGTCTCCCAGTTCGCGCTGCTGCTGATCTGCGGCGCGTACGCGCTGGGCTCCGCGCTCGGCTGGGGTTCGGAGCGACTCGCCCTGATCATGGGCGACTTCGGGCTGAGCGTCGCCGCCGCGGCCGCCGCGGTCTCCTGCTTCCGCTACTCCCGGACCCGCCGCAGCCGGTTTCGACCCGCATGGCTGCTCTTCGCGGTTTCCTCCGCGATGGCGTCCCTCGGCAACGGCGTCTGGGGCTGGTACGAGGTCGTGCTCCGGCAGGAGGTGCCGAGCCCGGGTCTGGCCGATCTCTTCTTCCTGTGCTTCGCCCCGCCCGCCATCATCGGCCTTCTCGTGCTCGCCAAGCGCCCGGTGACCAAGGCGGGCTGGGGCTGCCTCGCCCTCGACTCGTGGCTGATCGGCGGCTCGCTCCTCACGCTCTCCTGGAGCCTCGCCCTCGCGCACACCGCCCACTTCGAGGGGCACAACGTCGCGCACGCCGCGCTCTCGCTCGCCTACCCGCTCCTCGACATCGCGCTGGTCAGCATGGTGCTGGCGTTGCACTTCAGAAGGTCATCGGCCAACCGCACCGCGGTGAACACCGCGATCGCCGCGCTCGCCCTGACCGTGATGTGCGACGCGCTGTTCACCTCGCCCCTGCTGCACGCGACGTACCGCTCCGGCCAGCTCCTCGACGCCGGCTGGTTCGCGGGCTCGCTGCTCCTCGCCTACGCCCCCTGGGCCGCGCCCTGGCGCCTGCGCGGGGAAGCGGGGACGGACCACGCGCGCGTGCCGGACGAGGTCCCCGAGGACGCGCGGGCCGCCGCCACCCGGCCGATCGCCGGATCGCTGGCCGCCCTCACGCCGTACCTCGCCGCGGCCGTCTGCACCTTGGGGATTCTCTACAACGTACTCAGCGGACGGAGCGTCGACCGCGTCGTGCTCTTCACGGCGGGCACCGTCGTGCTCGCCCTCGTCGCCCGCCAGGGCATCATGCTCCTGGACAACATCACCCTCACCCAGGAGCTGGCCCAGAAGGAGAACCACTTCCGCTCCCTGGTCCAGGGCTCCAGCGACGTCATCATGATCGCCGCCCCGAACGGCATCCTGCGGTACGTGAGCCCGGCCGCCGCCGGGGTCTACGGCCGCGACGCCGAAGAGCTCGTGGGATCCGAGCTCGCCTCGCTGATACACCCCGAGGACCTCGGCCGGGTCGTCCACGAGGTGCGCAGGTTCCTCGCCGCCAACCCCGTCGAGGAGCCCACCACCCGCATCGAGTGCCGCTTCAGGTCGGGCAACGGCGACTGGCTGAACGTGGAATCCACCGTCAACCGCCACCACGGCGGCCTGATCTTCAACAGCAGGGACGTCACCGAACGGGTCCGCCTCCAGGCGCAGTTGCAGCACAACGCCGAACACGACCCGCTCACCGACCTGCCCAACCGCGCGCTGTTCACCCGGAGCGTCAGCCAGGCCCTGACCGGCCGCAGAGTGACCGACCGGGGCACGGCCGTGCTCTTCATCGACCTCGACGGCTTCAAGGCCGTCAACGACACCATCGGCCACCAGGCCGGTGACGAACTGCTCATCCAGGCGGCGCGCAGACTTCAGGAGGCGGTGCGTTCGGGCGACACCGCCTCCCGGCTCGGCGGCGATGAGTTCGCGGCTCTCATCGTCGGCGACGGGACCAGGGACCAGGCCGCCAGGGAGCAGCACATCTACGAACTCGCCGACCGGCTGAGGATCACCCTCTCCCAGCCCTACGCCATCGACGGCAACGACGTACGTGTCGCGGCGTCCATCGGAGTGGCGTTCGCCGAACCGGGCATCGGCGCCGGGGAGCTGCTGCGCAACGCCGACCTCGCGATGTACCGCGCCAAGGCGGCGGGCAAGGGGCGCGTCGAGCTGTACGCCCCCCAGATGCAGGCCGACGTCGTCCGCAAGGCGGAGCTCGCCACCCGGCTGCGCTCCGCCCTGCACGACGGCGAGTTCGCGCTGCTCCACCAGCCGGTGGTCTCCCTCGACGACGGCCGGATCACGGCGGTCGCCGCGCAGGCGCGCTGGCGCTCGGCGCAGGGCATACTCTTCACGCCCGCCGAGTTCCTGCGGGGCTCCGAGGCCGGGGACGGCCGGGGGGGCGACCGCACGGCCGAGCTCGGCCGCTGGATGCTGGAAGAGGCCGTCGAGCAGGCAGCCGAGCGCGGACGCACCGGCCACGCGGTGCCGGTGGCCGTCCGGATGAGCGCGCGCCGCCTGCTGGACCGCTCCATGCCCCTCGGCTCCATCGAGGCGCTTCTGACCCGCCACGGGCTGCCCTCCGGGGCGCTCATCATCGAGCTGGCCGACAACGACCCCCGGGTCTCGCTGGACGACCTGGAGCGCCGCCTCACGGCCCTGCGCAGGCTCGGCGTACGCATCGCCCTCGACGGCTTCGGCAGTGGCTACGCCGCGATCACGGCGTTGCGCCGCCTCCCCGTGGACGTGCTGAAGCTGGACCGCAGCCTGATCGAGGGCGTCGTCGAGTCCGCGCGGCTGCACAAGATCACCGCCGGTCTGCTGCGCATCGCGAACGACCTCGGGCTGCTCTCCGTGGCCGAGGGCGTGGACCTGCCCGAGCAGGTGGTCGCCCTGCGCGCGATGGGCTGCACGCACGGGCAGGGCGTGGCCTTCTCCGGGCCGCTCGACGAGTACCGGCTGCGCCGGGCGCTCTCCCTCGGCGAGTACCCGGTGCCGCGCGGCCCGGCCGAGCCGGTGCTCGCGGGCGGCCCCGCGGGCACGACGTACGTGGGCGGACCCGCCGGGGTCTTCGCCGGCGGGCCCCCCGGGGCCTACGCGGGCAGCCCGCCGGGAGCCTTCGCGGGCGGGTCCACGGGGACGTACGCGGGGAGCTCCCCGGCGACGTACGCCACCGGCCTCTCGGCCTACGCCCGTTCACATAATGAGACCCCCATCCCACCTACTTGA
- a CDS encoding acetolactate synthase large subunit encodes MTEQATGAHHPQPRPRSSGQHSAPVEHVTGAQSLIRSLEEVGADTVFGIPGGAILPAYDPMMDSTRVRHVLVRHEQGAGHAATGYAQATGKVGVCMATSGPGATNLVTPIADAHMDSVPMVAITGQVASKAIGTDAFQEADIVGITMPITKHNFLVTKAEDIPRTIAEAFHIASTGRPGPVLVDIAKDALQARTTFSWPPQMDLPGYRPVTKPHAKQIREAAKLITAAKRPVLYVGGGVLKARATAELKVLAELTGAPVTTTLMALGAFPDSHPLHVGMPGMHGAVTAVTALQKADLIVALGARFDDRVTGKLDSFAPFAKIVHADIDPAEIGKNRAADVPIVGDAREVIADLVQAVQAEHTEGHTGDYSAWWNDLNRWRETYPLGYTQPEDGSLSPQQVIERIGQLAPEDTIFAAGVGQHQMWAAHFIEYEKPATWLNSGGAGTMGYAVPAAMGAKAGQPGRTVWAIDGDGCFQMTNQELTTCALNNIPIKVAIINNGALGMVRQWQTLFYNQRYSNTVLHSGPEDIGPNKGTRVPDFVKLSEAMGCVAMRCERPEDLDKVIAEANAINDRPVVVDFIVHEDAQVWPMVAAGTSNDEVMAARGVRPDFGDNEDD; translated from the coding sequence ATGACCGAGCAGGCCACCGGGGCCCACCATCCGCAGCCGCGGCCCCGATCCTCTGGACAGCACTCCGCCCCCGTCGAGCACGTCACGGGTGCGCAGTCCCTCATTCGTTCTCTCGAGGAAGTCGGGGCCGACACGGTGTTCGGCATCCCCGGCGGCGCCATCCTTCCCGCGTACGACCCGATGATGGACTCCACCCGGGTGCGGCACGTCCTGGTCCGGCACGAGCAGGGCGCGGGCCACGCCGCCACCGGCTACGCCCAGGCCACCGGCAAGGTCGGCGTCTGCATGGCGACGAGCGGCCCCGGCGCCACCAACCTGGTCACCCCGATCGCCGACGCCCACATGGACTCCGTCCCGATGGTCGCGATCACCGGCCAGGTGGCCTCCAAGGCCATCGGCACGGACGCCTTCCAGGAGGCGGACATCGTCGGCATCACCATGCCGATCACCAAGCACAACTTCCTGGTCACCAAGGCCGAGGACATCCCGCGGACCATCGCCGAGGCCTTCCACATCGCCTCCACCGGCCGCCCCGGCCCCGTCCTCGTGGACATCGCCAAGGACGCCCTCCAGGCCCGGACCACGTTCTCCTGGCCGCCGCAGATGGACCTGCCCGGCTACCGCCCGGTGACCAAGCCGCACGCCAAGCAGATCCGCGAGGCCGCCAAGCTCATCACCGCGGCCAAGCGCCCGGTCCTGTACGTCGGCGGCGGCGTCCTGAAGGCCCGGGCCACCGCCGAGCTGAAGGTCCTCGCCGAACTGACCGGAGCGCCCGTCACCACCACCCTGATGGCGCTCGGCGCGTTCCCCGACAGCCACCCGCTGCACGTGGGAATGCCGGGCATGCACGGTGCGGTCACCGCCGTCACCGCGCTGCAGAAGGCCGACCTGATCGTCGCCCTCGGCGCCCGCTTCGACGACCGCGTCACCGGCAAGCTGGACAGCTTCGCGCCCTTCGCGAAGATCGTCCACGCCGACATCGACCCGGCGGAGATCGGCAAGAACCGCGCCGCCGACGTGCCGATCGTCGGTGACGCCCGCGAGGTCATCGCCGACCTCGTCCAGGCCGTCCAGGCCGAGCACACCGAGGGCCACACGGGCGACTACTCCGCCTGGTGGAACGACCTCAACCGCTGGCGCGAGACGTACCCGCTCGGCTACACCCAGCCCGAGGACGGCTCGCTCTCCCCGCAGCAGGTCATCGAGCGCATCGGGCAACTCGCCCCCGAGGACACGATCTTCGCGGCGGGTGTCGGCCAGCACCAGATGTGGGCCGCGCACTTCATCGAGTACGAGAAGCCCGCGACCTGGCTCAACTCCGGCGGCGCCGGGACGATGGGCTACGCGGTCCCGGCCGCGATGGGCGCCAAGGCCGGTCAGCCCGGCCGCACGGTGTGGGCCATCGACGGTGACGGCTGCTTCCAGATGACCAACCAGGAGCTCACCACCTGCGCCCTGAACAACATCCCGATCAAGGTCGCCATCATCAACAACGGCGCCCTCGGGATGGTGCGCCAGTGGCAGACGCTGTTCTACAACCAGCGTTACTCCAACACCGTCCTGCACAGCGGTCCCGAGGACATCGGCCCCAACAAGGGCACGCGCGTCCCGGACTTCGTGAAGCTGTCGGAGGCCATGGGCTGCGTGGCGATGCGCTGTGAGCGCCCCGAGGACCTCGACAAGGTCATCGCCGAGGCCAACGCCATCAACGACCGCCCGGTCGTCGTCGACTTCATCGTCCACGAGGACGCCCAGGTCTGGCCGATGGTCGCCGCCGGCACCTCGAACGACGAGGTCATGGCCGCCCGCGGGGTCCGCCCCGACTTCGGCGACAACGAAGACGACTGA
- the ilvN gene encoding acetolactate synthase small subunit, with amino-acid sequence MSTKHTLSVLVENKPGVLARITALFSRRGFNIDSLAVGVTEHPDISRITIVVNVEDLPLEQVTKQLNKLVNVLKIVELEPGAAVARELVLAKVRADNETRSQIVEIVQLFRAKTVDVSPEAVTIEATGSSDKLEAMLKMLEPFGIKELVQSGTIAIGRGSRSITDRSLRALDRSA; translated from the coding sequence ATGTCCACCAAGCACACGCTCTCCGTCCTGGTCGAGAACAAGCCCGGCGTCCTCGCCCGGATCACCGCCCTGTTCTCGCGCCGCGGCTTCAACATCGACTCCCTCGCCGTGGGCGTCACCGAGCACCCCGACATCTCCCGCATCACCATCGTGGTGAACGTCGAGGACCTGCCGCTCGAACAGGTCACCAAGCAGCTCAACAAGCTCGTCAACGTCCTGAAGATCGTCGAACTGGAGCCGGGCGCCGCCGTGGCGCGCGAACTGGTCCTCGCCAAGGTCCGCGCCGACAACGAGACGCGCTCCCAGATCGTCGAGATCGTCCAGCTCTTCCGCGCCAAGACCGTGGACGTCTCCCCGGAGGCCGTCACCATCGAGGCCACCGGCAGCAGCGACAAGCTGGAGGCCATGCTCAAGATGCTGGAGCCCTTCGGCATCAAGGAGCTCGTCCAGTCCGGCACCATCGCGATCGGCCGCGGCTCCCGCTCCATCACGGACCGCAGCCTGCGGGCGCTCGACCGCAGCGCCTGA
- the ilvC gene encoding ketol-acid reductoisomerase, producing the protein MAELFYDDDADLSIIQGRKVAVIGYGSQGHAHALSLRDSGVDVRVGLHEGSKSKAKAEEQGLRVVTPSEAAAEADVIMILVPDPIQAQVYEESIKDNLKDGDALFFGHGLNIRFGFIKAPEGVDVCMVAPKGPGHLVRRQYEEGRGVPCIAAVEQDATGNGFPLALSYAKGIGGTRAGVIKTTFTEETETDLFGEQAVLCGGTAALVKAGFETLTEAGYQPEIAYFECLHELKLIVDLMYEGGLEKMRWSVSETAEWGDYITGPRIITDATKAEMKKVLAEIQDGTFAKQWMDEYHGGLKKYNEYKTQDENHLLETTGKELRKLMSWVNDDDA; encoded by the coding sequence GTGGCCGAGCTGTTCTACGACGACGACGCCGACCTGTCCATCATCCAGGGCCGCAAGGTCGCGGTCATCGGCTACGGCAGCCAGGGCCACGCCCACGCGCTGTCGCTCCGTGACTCGGGTGTCGACGTCCGCGTCGGTCTGCACGAGGGCTCCAAGTCCAAGGCCAAGGCCGAGGAGCAGGGCCTGCGGGTCGTCACGCCGTCCGAGGCGGCGGCCGAGGCCGACGTCATCATGATCCTGGTGCCGGACCCGATCCAGGCCCAGGTCTACGAGGAGTCCATCAAGGACAACCTCAAGGACGGCGACGCGCTGTTCTTCGGCCACGGCCTGAACATCCGCTTCGGCTTCATCAAGGCCCCCGAGGGCGTCGACGTCTGCATGGTCGCCCCCAAGGGCCCAGGCCACCTCGTCCGCCGTCAGTACGAGGAGGGCCGCGGCGTCCCGTGCATCGCGGCCGTCGAGCAGGACGCCACCGGCAACGGCTTCCCGCTGGCGCTCTCGTACGCCAAGGGCATCGGCGGCACGCGCGCGGGCGTCATCAAGACGACCTTCACCGAGGAGACCGAGACCGATCTGTTCGGCGAGCAGGCCGTGCTCTGCGGCGGCACCGCCGCGCTGGTCAAGGCGGGCTTCGAGACGCTGACCGAGGCCGGCTACCAGCCGGAGATCGCCTACTTCGAGTGCCTCCACGAGCTGAAGCTGATCGTGGACCTCATGTACGAGGGCGGCCTGGAGAAGATGCGCTGGTCGGTCTCCGAGACCGCCGAGTGGGGCGACTACATCACCGGCCCGCGGATCATCACCGACGCCACCAAGGCCGAGATGAAGAAGGTCCTCGCGGAGATCCAGGACGGCACGTTCGCCAAGCAGTGGATGGACGAGTACCACGGCGGTCTGAAGAAGTACAACGAGTACAAGACCCAGGACGAGAACCACCTCCTGGAGACCACGGGCAAGGAGCTGCGCAAGCTCATGAGCTGGGTCAACGACGACGACGCGTAA